One Prodigiosinella aquatilis DNA window includes the following coding sequences:
- the phnE gene encoding phosphonate ABC transporter, permease protein PhnE — MNPDFEHYYQQIRGRQTRDSLLWSLMLVLLYLGAGHIAEFNPRTILVAFPHFLDYLSETLPVLHWKLLLADGHTQGSLAYWGYRLPIQLPLIWETVQLALASTVFSVMVATVLAFLAANNTQSPPGVRFTVRTLVAFLRTMPELAWAVMFVMAFGIGAIPGFLALALHTVGSLTKLFYEAIETASGKPVRGLAACGASVLQRMRFGMWPQVKPVFLSYSFMRLEINFRQSTILGLVGAGGIGQELMTNIKLDRYDQVSMTMLQIVLVVFVLDALSGKLRRRVVEGEK, encoded by the coding sequence TTGAACCCTGACTTTGAACACTATTACCAACAGATACGCGGGCGACAGACGCGTGATTCTCTACTCTGGTCGCTGATGCTGGTTCTGCTGTATCTGGGCGCGGGTCATATAGCGGAATTTAATCCGCGTACCATTCTGGTGGCGTTTCCTCATTTTCTGGATTATCTGTCAGAGACGCTGCCGGTGCTGCACTGGAAGCTGCTATTGGCGGATGGTCATACACAGGGGTCGCTGGCCTACTGGGGTTATCGTCTGCCAATCCAACTGCCGTTGATTTGGGAAACCGTGCAACTGGCGCTGGCCTCCACTGTGTTTTCGGTGATGGTAGCGACGGTGCTGGCATTTCTGGCGGCCAATAACACGCAAAGTCCACCGGGGGTGCGTTTTACTGTCCGCACTCTGGTGGCTTTTCTACGTACCATGCCGGAACTGGCCTGGGCGGTGATGTTTGTTATGGCGTTTGGCATCGGCGCCATACCGGGCTTTCTGGCGCTGGCGCTGCACACTGTCGGTAGTTTGACCAAGCTATTTTATGAAGCGATTGAAACTGCATCCGGCAAACCGGTACGAGGTCTGGCGGCCTGTGGGGCCAGTGTCCTGCAACGTATGCGTTTCGGGATGTGGCCGCAGGTAAAGCCGGTTTTTCTGTCTTACAGCTTTATGCGACTGGAAATCAATTTCCGTCAGTCCACCATTCTCGGTCTGGTGGGGGCGGGCGGTATCGGGCAGGAACTCATGACCAACATTAAACTGGATCGTTACGATCAGGTCAGTATGACGATGCTACAGATTGTGCTGGTGGTCTTCGTCCTGGACGCACTCTCCGGCAAGTTGCGCCGTCGAGTGGTGGAGGGGGAAAAATGA
- the phnL gene encoding phosphonate C-P lyase system protein PhnL, which produces MNIQLRVENLCKTFVLHNQHGTQLPVLHDASLTVAAGECVVLHGHSGSGKSTLLRSLYANYQPDSGHVWVHHQQQWVDLVTAPAREVLAVRRETMGWVSQFLRVIPRIPTLEVVMQPLLERGVERCECEERARTLLSRLNVPSHLWSLAPSTFSGGEQQRVNIARGFIADYPVLLLDEPTASLDNANRDAVVMLIEAARERGAAVVGIFHDAEVRARVADRLYVMDPVMQEPVL; this is translated from the coding sequence ATGAATATTCAGCTTCGCGTCGAAAATCTGTGTAAAACCTTTGTGCTGCATAATCAGCACGGCACCCAACTGCCCGTGCTGCATGACGCCAGTCTGACGGTGGCGGCCGGGGAGTGTGTGGTGCTGCATGGTCATTCCGGTAGCGGGAAATCCACCTTGCTACGTTCACTGTATGCCAACTATCAACCGGACAGCGGCCATGTCTGGGTACACCATCAGCAACAATGGGTCGATCTGGTGACGGCCCCGGCCCGCGAGGTGCTGGCAGTACGGCGGGAAACTATGGGGTGGGTCAGCCAGTTTTTACGGGTCATCCCACGTATTCCGACACTGGAGGTGGTCATGCAGCCGCTGTTGGAGCGGGGAGTGGAACGCTGCGAGTGTGAAGAGCGGGCGCGGACACTGTTGTCGCGCCTGAATGTGCCATCCCATCTGTGGTCGTTGGCGCCGTCCACCTTTTCCGGCGGAGAGCAGCAACGGGTGAACATCGCGCGTGGTTTTATTGCTGACTATCCGGTGTTGCTGCTGGATGAACCGACTGCCTCACTGGACAATGCCAACCGCGACGCGGTGGTGATGCTAATCGAAGCGGCACGTGAACGTGGCGCTGCCGTAGTGGGGATATTTCATGATGCGGAAGTGCGTGCCAGAGTAGCCGATCGTCTGTATGTGATGGACCCGGTGATGCAGGAGCCAGTGCTATGA
- the phnF gene encoding phosphonate metabolism transcriptional regulator PhnF: protein MIQLSRHPTTLYQAIAAQLEEELRKGYRSGDYLPSEQQLADRYSVNRHTLRRAVDELVNRGLVQRRRGIGILVLMRPYDYPLHAQARFSQNLMEQGSHPTSERLLAVLRPCNSDVASALGCQEGKPVIHLRTLRRVNAVPVSVIDHYLPELNWWPALQQFHSGSLHDFIARELHQPLTRRQTRISARPAQAKERQLLETVAQSPLLCIRTLNICTDSDRVAEYSVSLVRAEMIELTMEH from the coding sequence ATGATTCAGTTATCTAGACATCCTACCACTCTATATCAAGCCATTGCCGCGCAGTTGGAAGAGGAACTGCGCAAGGGGTATCGCAGTGGTGATTACCTGCCTTCTGAGCAGCAACTGGCGGATCGCTACTCAGTGAACCGCCATACATTACGCCGTGCGGTGGACGAACTGGTGAATAGAGGGCTGGTTCAGCGCCGTCGAGGCATCGGTATCCTGGTGTTGATGCGCCCTTATGATTATCCGCTGCATGCTCAGGCCCGGTTCAGTCAGAATCTGATGGAGCAGGGCAGCCATCCCACCAGTGAACGTCTGTTGGCTGTGTTGCGGCCCTGCAATAGCGACGTGGCTTCTGCATTAGGCTGTCAGGAAGGGAAACCCGTGATTCACCTGCGTACGCTGCGGCGGGTCAATGCTGTGCCGGTCAGCGTGATCGACCATTATTTGCCGGAACTCAACTGGTGGCCCGCACTACAGCAATTTCATAGCGGGTCGCTGCACGACTTTATCGCCCGCGAACTGCACCAGCCGTTAACCCGTCGCCAAACCCGCATCAGTGCCCGTCCGGCGCAGGCGAAAGAGCGGCAGCTACTGGAAACGGTGGCACAGTCGCCACTGCTGTGCATCCGTACCCTGAATATCTGTACCGACAGTGATCGCGTGGCGGAGTATTCCGTCAGCCTGGTTCGGGCAGAGATGATTGAACTGACCATGGAGCACTAG
- the phnM gene encoding alpha-D-ribose 1-methylphosphonate 5-triphosphate diphosphatase: MIINHVRMVMDHEVVSGSLECRDGVICAISDTPSRLPQALDGENGWLLPGLVELHTDNLDKFFMPRPKVDWPAHSAMSSHDALIVASGITTVLDAVAVGDVRDGGHRLDNLQRMISAIVHSQQQGVNRAEHRLHLRCELPHDSTLPLFESLMDTQNLSLVSLMDHSPGQRQFASPEKYREYYQGKYHLNDDEMDAFDAEQRRLAGRWSQPNRLAIAACCRERGIALASHDDATAEHVEESHGLGSMIAEFPTTEVAAHASHQCGMQVLMGAPNIVRGGSHSGNVSAHHLAALGLLDILSSDYYPASMLDAVFRIADDDSNRFTLSQAVALVSANPARAIGLTDRGQIAEGKRADLVLAHAPHGQVRVQHVWAQGRQVF; this comes from the coding sequence ATGATTATCAATCATGTACGGATGGTTATGGACCATGAGGTGGTCAGCGGTTCGTTGGAATGCCGGGATGGCGTGATTTGTGCGATTTCCGATACCCCTAGCCGGCTGCCACAGGCGCTGGACGGGGAGAATGGCTGGTTATTACCGGGGCTGGTGGAGTTGCATACCGATAACCTGGACAAATTTTTCATGCCACGCCCGAAGGTAGATTGGCCAGCACATTCTGCCATGAGTAGTCACGACGCGCTAATTGTCGCCAGCGGTATTACCACCGTGCTGGATGCGGTGGCGGTTGGTGATGTACGCGATGGCGGCCACCGGCTGGATAATCTGCAACGGATGATTAGCGCTATTGTTCATAGTCAACAGCAGGGTGTGAACCGGGCGGAACATCGTCTTCATCTGCGTTGCGAGTTACCGCATGATTCCACGCTGCCGCTGTTTGAGTCGCTGATGGATACACAAAATCTGTCGCTGGTATCCCTGATGGATCATTCGCCGGGGCAGCGTCAGTTCGCCTCGCCAGAAAAATATCGCGAATATTATCAGGGAAAATATCATCTGAATGATGACGAAATGGATGCGTTTGATGCGGAGCAGCGTCGTCTGGCGGGGCGTTGGTCTCAACCGAACCGGTTGGCGATTGCCGCTTGCTGTCGTGAGCGCGGTATTGCACTGGCCAGTCATGATGATGCCACGGCTGAACATGTTGAGGAGTCCCATGGGCTGGGCAGCATGATTGCGGAGTTTCCCACCACCGAAGTGGCGGCCCACGCCTCTCACCAATGCGGTATGCAGGTACTGATGGGGGCACCGAATATTGTGCGCGGTGGTTCGCATTCCGGCAATGTGTCGGCGCATCATCTGGCTGCGTTGGGCCTGCTGGATATTCTGTCGTCGGACTATTATCCCGCCAGTATGCTGGATGCGGTATTCCGTATCGCCGACGATGACAGTAACCGATTCACTCTGTCACAGGCAGTGGCGCTGGTCTCTGCTAATCCGGCCCGGGCCATCGGGTTGACGGATCGCGGTCAGATTGCCGAGGGAAAGCGGGCGGACCTGGTGCTGGCGCATGCGCCGCATGGTCAGGTGCGGGTGCAGCATGTGTGGGCGCAAGGGCGACAGGTGTTTTGA
- a CDS encoding carbon-phosphorus lyase complex subunit PhnI, producing MYVAVKGGEKAIDAAHQLQAQLRRGTSDQAELSVDQIEQQLGLAVDRVMTEGGIYDRQLAALAIKQASGDLVEAIFLLRAYRTTLPRLADSVPLDSSQMRLERRISAVYKDLPGGQVLGPTYDYTHRLLDFALLAEGATPSVSTSDNAPIEPCPPMFSLMTSEGIAAREEDDGSEPQDITREPPSYPASRSARLQQLARGDEGFLLALGYSTQRGYGRTHPFAGEIRTGYVTVEIEPEELGFSLEVGEILLTECEMVNGFTVPEQEPPYFTRGYGLVFGRAERKAMAMALVDRALQAEAYNERVTSPAQDEEFVLSHADNVEAAGFVSHLKLPHYVDFQAELELLRRLRQAHQEGKDESVERL from the coding sequence ATGTACGTTGCGGTTAAAGGGGGCGAAAAGGCGATCGACGCTGCCCATCAGTTACAGGCGCAGTTACGCCGGGGAACGAGCGACCAGGCGGAACTGTCGGTAGATCAAATTGAACAGCAACTGGGTCTGGCGGTGGATCGGGTAATGACCGAAGGCGGGATTTATGACCGACAACTGGCGGCACTGGCGATTAAACAGGCCAGTGGCGATCTGGTGGAAGCCATTTTCCTGCTGCGTGCTTACCGTACGACCTTGCCGCGTCTGGCGGACAGCGTGCCGCTCGACAGTAGCCAGATGCGTCTGGAACGGCGTATCTCGGCCGTTTACAAAGATCTACCCGGCGGGCAGGTGCTTGGCCCCACTTATGATTACACCCACCGTCTGCTGGATTTTGCTTTACTGGCGGAAGGTGCGACTCCATCGGTGTCGACGTCGGACAATGCGCCGATTGAGCCATGTCCGCCAATGTTCTCGCTGATGACGTCGGAAGGCATCGCTGCCCGGGAGGAAGATGATGGCAGCGAACCACAGGACATCACCCGTGAACCTCCCTCGTATCCCGCTTCCCGCTCCGCACGCCTGCAACAGTTGGCACGCGGCGATGAAGGTTTTTTGCTGGCGCTGGGATATTCCACCCAACGGGGTTATGGCCGCACACATCCGTTTGCCGGTGAAATTCGTACTGGTTATGTCACGGTAGAGATTGAGCCGGAAGAACTGGGGTTCTCACTGGAGGTGGGTGAGATCTTGCTGACGGAATGCGAAATGGTGAACGGCTTCACGGTGCCGGAACAGGAGCCGCCGTATTTCACCCGTGGTTACGGACTGGTATTCGGCCGTGCCGAACGTAAAGCGATGGCGATGGCGCTGGTGGATCGTGCCTTGCAGGCTGAAGCGTATAACGAGCGTGTGACTAGCCCGGCGCAGGATGAAGAGTTCGTACTGTCGCATGCAGATAATGTCGAAGCCGCTGGTTTTGTTTCACATCTCAAATTACCGCATTACGTGGATTTTCAGGCCGAACTGGAACTGTTACGGCGTTTACGTCAGGCACATCAGGAGGGAAAGGATGAAAGCGTTGAACGGCTATAA
- the phnD gene encoding phosphonate ABC transporter substrate-binding protein translates to MKKIVRLTTMLAAMFAANAFAADAPRELNLGILGGQNATQQIGDNQCVKDFLDKTLNVDTKMRNASDYSGVIQGLLGKKIDLVLSMSPSAFASVYIKDPKAVDIAGIAVDDTDQSRGYHSVVIVKADSPYKKLEDLKGKAFGFADPDSTSGYLIPNHSFKQKFGGTTDNQYNHFFSSTTFSGGHEQDILGVLNGQFAGAVTWTSMVGNYNTGYSSGAFTRLIRMDHPDLMKQIRIIWESPLIPNGPILVSNALPAAFKAKLIAAVKTLDKQDHACFVKAMGGKQHIGDATLDDYKTIIELKRELISGGR, encoded by the coding sequence ATGAAAAAAATTGTTCGTTTGACCACGATGTTAGCTGCAATGTTTGCGGCCAACGCTTTTGCTGCCGATGCACCGAGAGAGCTTAACCTGGGTATTCTGGGTGGGCAGAATGCCACGCAGCAGATTGGCGACAATCAGTGCGTCAAAGATTTTCTGGACAAGACATTGAATGTGGATACCAAGATGCGCAACGCATCCGACTATTCCGGCGTAATTCAGGGATTGCTGGGCAAGAAAATCGATCTGGTGCTGAGTATGTCACCGTCAGCGTTTGCTTCGGTCTACATCAAAGATCCAAAAGCGGTGGATATCGCGGGTATCGCGGTGGATGACACTGATCAGTCTCGCGGTTACCACTCAGTGGTTATTGTCAAGGCTGACAGTCCCTACAAAAAACTGGAAGATCTGAAAGGTAAGGCGTTTGGTTTCGCTGATCCAGATTCCACCTCTGGCTACCTGATCCCTAACCACTCGTTCAAACAGAAATTTGGTGGCACGACGGATAATCAGTATAACCACTTTTTTTCCAGCACCACATTCTCGGGCGGACATGAGCAGGACATTCTGGGCGTGCTGAATGGCCAGTTTGCTGGTGCGGTGACCTGGACATCAATGGTGGGTAATTATAACACCGGGTATTCCAGTGGTGCCTTTACTCGCCTGATTCGCATGGATCACCCGGATTTGATGAAACAAATCCGCATTATCTGGGAATCACCGCTGATCCCTAACGGTCCGATACTGGTGAGCAATGCGCTGCCGGCAGCGTTCAAAGCCAAACTGATTGCTGCGGTAAAAACGCTGGATAAGCAAGACCATGCCTGTTTCGTGAAAGCGATGGGTGGCAAGCAGCACATTGGCGATGCCACGCTGGATGACTATAAAACGATCATCGAACTGAAACGCGAACTGATCAGCGGCGGTCGTTGA
- the phnC gene encoding phosphonate ABC transporter ATP-binding protein: MTQVLLESETYLHVHSQPITQKKVLEVRQLSKAYTAQQRVLDDLNFDLHSGEMVAVIGRSGAGKSTLLHVMNGTLPASEGQILHYRDNGDTQDITQLNSRQMRQWRSECGMIFQDFCLVPRLDVLTNVLLGRLSQTSPVKSFFKCFSDEDRAHAIGLLQWMSMLPHALQRAENLSGGQMQRVAICRALMQNPHILLADEPVASLDPKNTQRIMDVLRQVSDNGITVVVNLHSVELVKEYCTRAIGIAKGRILFDGHPAELTDALLHTLYGDEINQLH; this comes from the coding sequence ATGACACAGGTACTGTTGGAATCTGAGACTTATCTGCACGTTCATTCCCAGCCGATTACACAGAAGAAAGTGCTGGAAGTCCGCCAGTTAAGTAAGGCTTATACGGCGCAGCAACGGGTACTGGATGACCTCAATTTTGATCTGCACAGTGGTGAAATGGTGGCGGTGATTGGCCGTTCTGGGGCAGGGAAGTCAACACTGTTGCATGTCATGAATGGTACACTCCCGGCCAGTGAAGGCCAGATCCTGCACTACCGCGACAATGGCGATACACAGGACATCACACAACTCAACAGCCGCCAGATGCGGCAGTGGCGCAGTGAATGCGGGATGATTTTCCAGGATTTTTGCCTGGTGCCGCGGCTTGATGTGCTTACCAATGTCCTGCTTGGCCGGTTGAGCCAGACGTCCCCTGTTAAATCCTTTTTCAAATGCTTTTCTGATGAAGATCGTGCGCATGCCATCGGCCTGCTGCAATGGATGAGTATGCTACCCCATGCGTTGCAGCGGGCAGAAAATCTCTCCGGTGGACAGATGCAGCGTGTCGCCATCTGCCGTGCGCTGATGCAAAACCCCCATATTCTGCTGGCCGATGAACCGGTCGCATCGCTCGACCCCAAAAATACCCAACGCATCATGGATGTCCTGCGTCAGGTGAGTGACAACGGCATCACCGTGGTGGTGAATCTCCACTCCGTTGAACTGGTAAAAGAGTACTGTACGCGGGCGATCGGCATCGCTAAAGGACGTATTCTGTTTGACGGTCATCCCGCTGAGTTAACCGACGCTTTGCTTCACACTCTCTATGGCGATGAGATTAATCAACTCCACTAA
- the phnK gene encoding phosphonate C-P lyase system protein PhnK: MTHTSEAVEQPLLTVRQLTHLYAPGKGFSNVSLEIYPGEVLGIVGESGSGKTTLLQAMSARLTPQHGEVCYRGRDLYAMSESDRRRLLRAEWGVVHQNPMDGLRPQVSAGGNIGERLMAMGQRHYGDIRRQAGQWLSDVEIPLSRLDDLPTTFSGGMQQRLQIARNLVTHPRLVFMDEPTGGLDVSVQARLLDLLRNLVRDLNLSVVIVTHDLGVARLLAHRLLVMRQGEVVESGLTDRVLDDPHHSYTQLLVSSVLS; the protein is encoded by the coding sequence ATGACTCACACTAGCGAGGCTGTTGAACAACCATTGCTGACAGTACGACAACTCACCCATCTTTATGCGCCGGGGAAGGGTTTCAGCAATGTGTCATTGGAGATTTATCCCGGTGAAGTGCTGGGTATTGTTGGCGAATCTGGTTCTGGTAAAACCACGTTGTTGCAGGCGATGTCGGCGCGTCTGACGCCGCAACACGGTGAAGTTTGCTATCGGGGACGCGATTTATATGCCATGAGCGAGAGCGATCGTCGCCGGCTGTTGCGCGCCGAATGGGGCGTGGTACACCAAAATCCGATGGACGGTCTGCGTCCACAGGTATCCGCCGGGGGAAATATCGGCGAACGACTGATGGCGATGGGACAGCGGCATTATGGTGATATCCGTCGTCAGGCCGGGCAATGGCTGTCGGATGTGGAAATTCCACTTTCCCGACTGGATGATCTGCCGACCACGTTTTCCGGTGGTATGCAGCAACGCCTACAGATTGCCCGTAACCTGGTGACGCATCCCCGGCTGGTATTTATGGATGAACCTACCGGTGGTCTGGATGTGTCGGTACAGGCGCGATTACTTGACCTGCTACGCAATCTGGTCCGGGATTTGAATCTGTCGGTGGTGATCGTGACCCACGATCTCGGTGTCGCCCGGTTGCTGGCCCATCGTTTGCTGGTGATGCGTCAAGGTGAAGTGGTGGAAAGTGGATTAACCGATCGGGTGCTGGATGATCCGCATCATTCCTATACCCAACTGCTGGTGTCATCGGTGCTGAGCTAG
- the phnP gene encoding phosphonate metabolism protein PhnP, which produces MEFTFLGTGDVRQVPVFGCDCPACVRAQREYRYRRGPCSASIRCGDETTLLDAGLPRLEQRFSPGEISHIVLTHYHMDHVQGLFSLRWGIGEKIPVYGPPDMQGCDDLYKHPGMLDFKPFLTPFQTLRLGELRVTPLPLNHSRPTFGYLLEDTHQTLAYLTDTIGLPTETFRYLSERALTHLIVDCSAAPCEPPPRNHNDLTRALAIHEALNPAQTWLTHLSHEMDSWLMMHTLPDRVATAEDGLILHA; this is translated from the coding sequence ATGGAGTTTACTTTTCTGGGAACCGGCGATGTTCGGCAGGTGCCGGTGTTTGGCTGTGACTGTCCTGCGTGTGTTCGGGCGCAGCGTGAATACCGTTACCGGCGCGGTCCCTGTAGCGCGTCGATTCGTTGTGGCGACGAAACGACGTTGTTGGATGCCGGGCTGCCGCGACTGGAACAGCGCTTCAGTCCAGGCGAAATCAGTCATATAGTGCTAACCCATTACCACATGGATCATGTTCAGGGGCTGTTTTCGCTACGCTGGGGGATCGGGGAGAAAATCCCGGTATATGGCCCGCCAGATATGCAGGGCTGCGACGATCTCTACAAGCATCCGGGGATGTTGGATTTTAAACCGTTTCTGACCCCGTTCCAGACGCTGCGATTAGGCGAACTTCGCGTGACACCGCTACCACTTAATCATTCGCGGCCGACATTCGGTTATTTGCTGGAAGATACTCACCAGACGCTGGCGTACCTGACGGACACGATCGGGTTGCCGACGGAGACGTTTCGTTATCTGAGCGAACGGGCGCTGACGCATCTGATTGTCGATTGCTCCGCCGCCCCTTGCGAACCGCCGCCCCGAAATCACAATGACCTGACCCGGGCACTGGCCATTCATGAGGCGCTTAATCCAGCGCAAACCTGGCTGACACACCTGAGTCATGAAATGGACAGTTGGTTAATGATGCATACCCTACCGGATAGAGTAGCTACCGCCGAGGATGGTCTGATACTGCATGCCTGA
- the phnG gene encoding phosphonate C-P lyase system protein PhnG — protein sequence MAIQTARQRWMSILAHSDPDVMQQHWQQLGLRYSYQVLRAPETGLARVQGRMGGTGKRFVLGDVTLTRAVVRLDDGTCGYSYVIGRNKPHAELCALVDALLQKQGADTPLYQQLIVPLAATRAEQLQQRAQEIASSKVDFFTLVRGDNE from the coding sequence ATGGCAATACAAACGGCAAGACAACGCTGGATGTCGATACTGGCGCACAGCGATCCGGACGTCATGCAACAACACTGGCAACAGCTGGGTTTGCGCTATAGCTACCAGGTGTTGCGTGCACCAGAGACCGGACTGGCGCGCGTGCAAGGGCGCATGGGTGGCACTGGAAAACGCTTTGTATTGGGAGATGTCACCCTTACTCGCGCAGTAGTACGGCTTGATGATGGGACTTGTGGTTACAGCTACGTGATCGGACGTAACAAACCGCACGCCGAGCTGTGTGCGTTGGTGGATGCCCTGTTGCAAAAACAGGGTGCCGATACGCCGCTTTATCAGCAGCTAATCGTACCGTTGGCGGCAACCCGCGCAGAGCAATTACAGCAGCGGGCACAGGAAATTGCCAGTAGCAAGGTGGATTTCTTTACTTTGGTTCGTGGAGACAATGAATGA
- the phnH gene encoding phosphonate C-P lyase system protein PhnH has protein sequence MTLLAGFTHPFRDAQYAFRRILKAMSEPGVIVSLPHSPCWGALSPAATAVLLTLVDRETPLWLDPALQDETLLTNLRFHTGTLVTERAQADFALLLSVPQVSLAGFPAGDALAPEKSTSIIVEVPSLGGGLPLALSGPGMAEPRGVAPQLPESVLHYLRERPHPFPLGFDFIFTSGESLMALPRTTHVEVS, from the coding sequence ATGACGCTACTTGCTGGCTTTACCCATCCGTTCAGGGACGCGCAATACGCCTTCCGCCGTATTTTAAAGGCCATGAGCGAACCGGGGGTGATTGTTTCTCTCCCTCATTCGCCGTGTTGGGGCGCGCTTTCGCCAGCCGCGACCGCGGTGCTGCTGACGTTGGTCGATCGTGAAACGCCGCTATGGCTGGATCCGGCATTACAGGATGAAACCCTGCTCACTAATCTGCGCTTTCATACTGGCACACTGGTTACTGAACGTGCGCAGGCGGATTTTGCGCTATTGCTGTCAGTGCCACAAGTTTCACTGGCGGGTTTTCCTGCCGGTGACGCACTGGCCCCGGAAAAAAGCACCTCGATCATTGTGGAGGTGCCCAGTCTGGGCGGGGGGCTGCCATTGGCACTTAGCGGGCCGGGAATGGCGGAACCGCGCGGTGTCGCGCCACAACTGCCGGAAAGTGTGCTGCATTATTTGCGTGAGCGGCCGCACCCATTCCCGCTGGGATTTGACTTTATTTTCACCAGTGGTGAGTCGCTGATGGCACTGCCGCGCACCACGCATGTGGAGGTGTCCTGA
- the phnN gene encoding ribose 1,5-bisphosphokinase, translated as MARLIWLMGASGSGKDSLLAALRQQALDDLLVAHRYITRPADAGGENHVALSEREFICRQVNGLFALHWQAHQHYYGLGIEIDVWLGQGMDVVANGSRFALHQAQARYGAQLLPVCLQVSTSVLAQRLRQRGRESAAEIEQRLRRANNVVPADCQQLMNDGPLSHTLLAFCQLLEKT; from the coding sequence ATGGCACGGCTTATCTGGCTGATGGGTGCGTCCGGTTCTGGCAAGGACTCATTACTAGCGGCTCTACGCCAGCAGGCACTGGATGACCTGCTGGTGGCTCATCGTTATATCACCCGTCCTGCCGATGCCGGGGGCGAGAATCATGTCGCTCTTAGTGAGAGGGAGTTTATCTGTCGTCAGGTCAACGGGCTGTTTGCGCTGCACTGGCAGGCGCATCAGCACTATTACGGTCTGGGCATTGAGATTGATGTCTGGCTGGGCCAAGGGATGGATGTGGTGGCTAATGGCTCGCGGTTTGCCCTGCATCAGGCTCAGGCGCGTTATGGCGCACAACTGCTGCCAGTGTGTCTACAGGTTTCTACTTCGGTGTTGGCTCAGCGGTTGCGTCAACGCGGACGGGAGAGCGCTGCTGAGATTGAGCAACGACTGCGCCGTGCCAATAATGTGGTGCCGGCCGATTGTCAGCAATTGATGAATGATGGACCGTTATCACACACCCTGTTGGCATTTTGCCAACTGCTGGAGAAAACGTGA
- a CDS encoding alpha-D-ribose 1-methylphosphonate 5-phosphate C-P-lyase PhnJ has product MKALNGYNPGYLDEHTKRTLRRAILKAVAIPGYQVPFGGREMPMPYGWGTGGIQLTASLIGEQDVLKVIDQGADDTTNAVSIRRFFQRVSGAAVTERTTQATLIQTRHRIPETPLREDQILVYQVPIPEPLRFIEPRETETRKMHALEEYGIMQVKLYEDIARFGHIATTYAYPVKVNDRYVMDPSPIPKFDNPKLHMMPALQLFGAGREKRIYALPPYTKVESLDFDDHPFSVQRWEQPCELCGSRESYLDEVVMDNQGTRLFVCSDTDYCQQRQEALRHDSH; this is encoded by the coding sequence ATGAAAGCGTTGAACGGCTATAACCCCGGCTATCTGGATGAACACACCAAGCGCACGCTGCGCCGGGCGATCCTCAAGGCGGTGGCCATACCCGGTTATCAAGTGCCGTTTGGCGGACGGGAAATGCCGATGCCCTACGGCTGGGGCACGGGGGGTATTCAACTGACTGCCAGTCTGATCGGCGAACAGGATGTACTGAAAGTGATCGATCAGGGGGCGGACGATACCACCAACGCGGTATCTATCCGGCGTTTTTTCCAGCGTGTCAGTGGCGCTGCCGTTACTGAACGTACCACGCAAGCCACGTTGATTCAGACCCGTCACCGCATTCCGGAAACCCCGCTGCGTGAAGATCAGATTCTGGTTTATCAGGTACCGATCCCCGAACCACTGCGTTTTATCGAACCGCGGGAAACGGAAACCCGCAAAATGCACGCACTGGAGGAGTACGGCATTATGCAGGTGAAGTTGTATGAAGATATTGCCCGCTTCGGTCATATTGCCACCACCTATGCGTATCCGGTGAAGGTGAATGATCGCTATGTCATGGATCCGTCACCGATTCCGAAATTTGATAATCCCAAGTTGCACATGATGCCCGCGCTTCAGTTATTCGGTGCCGGACGAGAGAAACGTATCTACGCCTTACCGCCTTATACCAAAGTGGAAAGCCTGGATTTTGATGACCACCCATTCAGCGTACAACGCTGGGAGCAGCCGTGCGAGCTATGCGGTTCGCGGGAGAGTTATCTGGATGAAGTGGTTATGGATAACCAAGGCACTCGACTGTTTGTCTGTTCTGATACCGATTATTGCCAGCAACGTCAGGAGGCCCTGCGCCATGACTCACACTAG